A window from Enterocloster bolteae encodes these proteins:
- a CDS encoding DUF4366 domain-containing protein, producing MRNKRLLRTLSALCLTLVLASGFTVPAFAQGAAPPPSEDTTNDSNVVVEEPEKAPPLTPDGNAALVDDFGGNKQLITVTTKAGNYFYILIDRANEDKKTAVHFLNQVDEADLMALMEDGNAKEEPPAVCSCTKKCEAGAVNTACPVCVTDKSKCTGKAPEPPAETPEPEKEKPAGLNPAALILLLALLGGGGVFAYLKLVKNKPKTKGNDSLDDYDYGEEDSEEWETEDEEVLEDGFEGSDPIEESDRAD from the coding sequence ATGAGGAATAAACGATTGCTCCGAACACTTTCCGCCCTTTGCCTGACGCTGGTTCTGGCATCGGGCTTTACCGTTCCCGCTTTTGCCCAGGGCGCAGCGCCGCCCCCGTCAGAGGATACCACCAATGACAGCAATGTGGTGGTGGAAGAACCCGAAAAAGCACCTCCGCTGACCCCGGATGGCAACGCCGCTCTGGTGGATGATTTTGGTGGCAACAAGCAGCTCATTACCGTTACCACCAAGGCGGGCAACTATTTTTATATCCTGATTGACAGGGCCAACGAGGATAAAAAGACCGCTGTTCACTTTCTGAACCAGGTGGATGAAGCAGACCTGATGGCGCTGATGGAAGATGGAAATGCCAAAGAGGAGCCGCCTGCTGTGTGCAGCTGCACGAAGAAATGTGAAGCAGGGGCAGTCAATACGGCCTGTCCGGTCTGCGTAACTGATAAGAGTAAATGTACGGGAAAAGCACCGGAACCTCCGGCAGAAACACCGGAGCCGGAAAAAGAAAAGCCTGCTGGACTGAACCCGGCTGCTCTGATCCTTCTGCTGGCTCTGCTTGGTGGCGGTGGCGTATTTGCCTACTTGAAGCTCGTTAAGAATAAGCCTAAGACCAAGGGCAATGACAGTCTGGACGATTATGATTATGGCGAGGAAGATTCTGAGGAATGGGAAACCGAGGATGAGGAAGTCCTTGAGGATGGTTTTGAGGGTTCTGACCCTATTGAGGAAAGCGATAGAGCAGATTGA
- a CDS encoding transposon-transfer assisting family protein: MGNFTFEEMNLMCIYNTGSRTGLINSLREMRGELSPEETELRELTDSALTKLCAMTDEDFAQLELYPDFDQ; the protein is encoded by the coding sequence ATGGGAAACTTTACTTTTGAGGAAATGAACCTGATGTGCATTTACAATACCGGCAGCCGCACCGGATTGATCAACAGCCTGCGTGAGATGCGCGGCGAGCTATCACCGGAGGAAACGGAACTGAGGGAGCTGACCGACAGCGCCCTTACGAAGCTCTGTGCGATGACCGATGAGGACTTTGCCCAGTTGGAGCTGTATCCGGATTTTGACCAGTAA
- a CDS encoding DUF3851 family protein: MKQNICELDTMIFFREALEAHEFMLLPVMASAVVECRTADKELKTLNEDGEIGLARLFSIWANMMCAPGAATIVGCRPITMLSEILAQVHAYLTVHPLYDPEGLALYVELHHMMDAILMGDWFE; the protein is encoded by the coding sequence ATGAAACAGAATATTTGCGAACTTGATACCATGATTTTTTTCCGCGAGGCATTGGAGGCTCACGAATTCATGTTGCTTCCGGTAATGGCCTCCGCTGTTGTTGAGTGTCGTACCGCTGACAAAGAACTCAAAACCTTGAATGAGGATGGCGAAATTGGTCTTGCCCGTCTCTTTTCGATCTGGGCAAATATGATGTGTGCCCCTGGTGCAGCAACCATTGTAGGGTGCAGACCTATCACAATGCTCTCTGAGATTCTGGCGCAAGTCCATGCGTATCTCACCGTGCATCCGCTATATGATCCGGAAGGTTTGGCCCTCTATGTGGAGCTGCACCACATGATGGATGCTATCCTAATGGGTGATTGGTTTGAATAA
- a CDS encoding type IA DNA topoisomerase, whose amino-acid sequence MKLVIAEKPSVAQSLAAVIGATVRKDGYLEGNGWRVSWCVGHLAGLADADSYDPKYAKWRYDDLPILPEHWQMVVGKDKKKQFDILKKLMNAPDVTEVVNACDAGREGELIFRSVYELAGCKKPMKRLWISSMEDSAIREGFANLRLGADYDGLRDAALCRAKADWLVGINATRLFSVLYHRTLNIGRVMSPTLALIVQREAEIDTFKPVPFYTVALELPGLTVSGERMADKAAAEQLKEACQGAAVTIKKVECKEKSEKPPALYDLTTLQRDANRLLGFTAQQTLDYLQSLYEKKLCTYPRTDSRYLTGDMADSLPVLVNLVANAMPFRKGIAITCDPQTVINDKKVTDHHAVIPTRNLKDADLSALPAGEKAVLELVALRLLCAVAQPHIYSETVVIAACAGGEFIAKGKTVKHPGWKALEDAYRAKMKDTESEKEGAEKALPELTEGQTLSVAAAIVKEGKSSPPQHFTEDTLLSAMETAGKEDMPEDAERKGLGTPATRAGILEKLVSAGFLERKKSRKTVQLLPSHDAVSLITVLPEQLQSPLLTAEWEYRLGEIERGQLAPEEFLDGISTMLKDLVGTYQVIKGTEYLFAPPREVVGKCPRCGGEVAELQKGFFCQNDSCKFAIWKNNKWWTAKKKQPTKAVVSALLNDGRVRVTGLYSEKTGKTYDATVILEDNGQYANFKLEFDQRKGGSR is encoded by the coding sequence ATGAAGCTGGTGATTGCTGAAAAACCATCGGTTGCACAAAGTTTGGCGGCGGTGATCGGTGCAACTGTCCGTAAGGACGGGTATCTGGAGGGCAACGGCTGGCGTGTCAGTTGGTGTGTGGGCCATCTGGCCGGACTTGCAGATGCAGACAGCTATGACCCCAAGTACGCCAAGTGGCGATATGATGACCTGCCTATCCTGCCGGAACATTGGCAGATGGTAGTGGGAAAGGATAAGAAAAAGCAATTTGATATTCTCAAAAAGCTGATGAACGCCCCGGATGTGACGGAAGTGGTAAATGCCTGTGATGCCGGACGCGAGGGAGAGCTTATCTTCCGCAGCGTCTATGAGCTGGCAGGCTGCAAGAAGCCGATGAAAAGGCTCTGGATTTCTTCGATGGAGGACTCCGCCATAAGGGAGGGTTTTGCAAACCTACGCCTCGGTGCAGATTATGACGGACTTCGTGATGCTGCCCTCTGCCGTGCCAAGGCAGACTGGCTGGTGGGGATCAATGCCACAAGGCTTTTTTCCGTGCTGTATCACCGTACCCTCAACATCGGGCGCGTGATGTCTCCGACGCTGGCGCTTATTGTCCAGCGGGAAGCTGAGATCGACACTTTTAAGCCGGTTCCCTTTTATACCGTGGCGCTGGAGCTGCCCGGTCTTACTGTATCCGGGGAGCGCATGGCGGATAAGGCCGCTGCCGAGCAGCTGAAAGAAGCCTGCCAGGGTGCAGCTGTCACGATCAAAAAGGTGGAGTGCAAGGAAAAGTCCGAAAAGCCGCCTGCCCTCTATGACCTGACTACTCTGCAAAGAGATGCCAACCGCCTGCTTGGATTTACAGCCCAGCAGACCCTGGACTATCTGCAAAGCCTGTATGAAAAGAAGCTCTGCACCTATCCCCGTACTGACAGCCGCTATCTGACCGGTGATATGGCAGACAGCCTGCCGGTGCTGGTGAATCTGGTTGCCAATGCTATGCCGTTTCGCAAAGGTATCGCCATTACCTGTGATCCGCAGACGGTCATCAACGATAAGAAAGTAACCGACCACCACGCAGTAATTCCCACCCGAAATCTCAAGGATGCAGACCTTTCTGCCCTTCCTGCGGGAGAAAAAGCAGTGCTGGAGCTGGTGGCCCTGCGTCTGCTGTGCGCCGTAGCCCAGCCCCATATCTATTCGGAAACCGTTGTGATTGCAGCGTGTGCCGGTGGGGAGTTTATCGCCAAAGGAAAAACGGTGAAGCACCCCGGATGGAAGGCACTGGAGGACGCTTACCGTGCCAAAATGAAGGATACAGAGTCAGAAAAAGAGGGCGCAGAGAAAGCCCTGCCGGAGCTGACCGAAGGACAGACCCTTTCGGTTGCTGCTGCAATCGTCAAAGAAGGCAAAAGCAGTCCGCCTCAGCACTTTACGGAGGACACCCTATTGTCCGCGATGGAGACTGCCGGAAAAGAGGATATGCCGGAGGACGCCGAGAGAAAAGGTCTGGGGACACCGGCCACCCGTGCCGGTATTTTGGAAAAGCTGGTATCTGCCGGTTTTCTGGAACGAAAAAAGAGCAGGAAAACGGTGCAGCTTCTCCCTTCCCACGATGCAGTTTCCCTTATCACCGTCCTGCCGGAACAGCTGCAATCGCCGCTTCTGACTGCCGAGTGGGAGTACCGCCTGGGCGAGATCGAGCGTGGGCAGCTGGCCCCGGAGGAGTTTCTGGATGGAATCAGCACTATGCTGAAAGACCTGGTGGGAACTTATCAGGTCATCAAGGGAACCGAGTATCTGTTCGCTCCGCCCCGCGAGGTGGTAGGCAAATGCCCTCGCTGCGGCGGTGAAGTTGCAGAACTGCAAAAAGGCTTCTTCTGTCAGAATGATTCTTGCAAATTTGCAATCTGGAAAAACAACAAATGGTGGACTGCCAAGAAAAAACAGCCGACCAAGGCTGTGGTGTCTGCGCTGCTGAACGATGGCCGTGTCCGTGTGACGGGGCTATATTCGGAGAAAACTGGCAAGACCTACGATGCCACTGTGATTTTGGAGGATAATGGACAGTACGCCAACTTCAAGCTGGAATTTGACCAGCGGAAAGGAGGCAGCCGATGA
- a CDS encoding CHAP domain-containing protein — MNKEPRLRFTDEERSDPAMEKPIRKAEKAAARADKAQANIPKKKVRQTVIDPDTGKKTSKLTFEDKKKPPSKVSQGVKEAPVQLIAGKLHKEIRETEQDNVGVESAHKSEEAVETGAYLVREGYRSHKLKPCRKAAQAEQKLEKANVNALYQKSLRENPQFTSNPLSRWQQKQSIKKQYAAAKRAGQTAGNTAQAASKTGKAARTVKEKAQQAGSFVMRHKKGFLVAGVLFLLICMLMNTMSSCSMMAQSIGSVISGTTYPSDDPEMLAVEADYADREAQLQEKIDNIESSHSGYDEYRYNLDMIGHDPHELAAFLSAVLQGYTRHSAQAELDRVFDAQYQLTLREEIQIRTYTDEDGDEHEYEYRILHVTLTSRSIASLAPELLTPEQMEMYQVYRQTMGNKPLLFGGGSPDTGVSEDLTGVEFINGTRPGNPQLVELAKSQVGNVGGQPYWSWYGFNSRVEWCACFVSWCYGQSGRTEPRFAGCQSQGVPWFQSHGQWGARGYENIAPGDAIFFDWDLDGSADHVGIVVGTDGSRVYTVEGNSGDACKIKSYDLNYQSIKGYGLMNW, encoded by the coding sequence TTGAATAAGGAGCCGCGCCTGCGCTTTACCGATGAGGAACGGTCTGACCCAGCGATGGAAAAGCCGATCCGTAAAGCGGAGAAAGCTGCGGCCAGAGCAGATAAGGCGCAGGCCAATATTCCAAAGAAAAAGGTCAGGCAGACGGTCATTGACCCGGATACCGGAAAAAAGACCTCGAAGCTGACCTTTGAGGACAAGAAAAAGCCACCCTCCAAAGTTTCTCAGGGAGTGAAGGAAGCACCCGTCCAGCTGATCGCGGGCAAGCTCCACAAAGAGATCCGGGAAACAGAGCAGGACAATGTGGGCGTGGAAAGCGCCCACAAGTCCGAGGAGGCGGTGGAGACCGGCGCTTATCTGGTGCGGGAGGGCTATCGCAGCCACAAGTTGAAGCCCTGCCGCAAGGCAGCCCAGGCCGAGCAGAAGCTGGAGAAGGCCAATGTGAATGCCCTGTATCAAAAGTCCCTACGGGAAAATCCTCAGTTTACCAGCAACCCTCTCTCCCGCTGGCAGCAAAAACAGAGTATCAAAAAGCAGTATGCCGCCGCCAAGCGCGCCGGTCAGACTGCCGGAAATACCGCCCAGGCTGCGTCCAAAACAGGAAAGGCCGCAAGGACGGTAAAAGAAAAGGCACAACAGGCAGGGTCATTCGTCATGCGCCACAAGAAAGGTTTTCTGGTTGCCGGTGTGCTGTTCCTCCTCATCTGTATGCTGATGAATACCATGTCCTCCTGCTCTATGATGGCACAGAGTATTGGTTCTGTAATTTCCGGCACCACCTATCCATCGGATGACCCGGAAATGCTGGCGGTGGAGGCAGATTATGCAGACAGAGAAGCCCAGTTGCAGGAGAAAATCGACAACATCGAAAGCAGCCACTCAGGATATGACGAGTATCGGTATAACCTGGATATGATTGGTCATGACCCCCATGAGCTTGCGGCCTTTCTCTCTGCTGTCTTGCAGGGCTATACACGCCACAGCGCACAGGCAGAGCTGGATCGTGTGTTTGATGCACAGTATCAGCTTACGCTGAGAGAAGAAATTCAGATTCGCACTTACACTGACGAAGATGGGGATGAGCATGAATATGAATATCGTATTCTCCATGTAACTTTAACAAGCCGTTCCATTGCCTCTCTTGCGCCAGAACTACTGACTCCGGAGCAGATGGAGATGTACCAGGTCTACCGACAGACTATGGGCAATAAGCCGCTGTTGTTTGGTGGCGGTTCTCCCGATACAGGTGTTTCTGAAGATTTGACTGGTGTTGAATTTATCAACGGCACCCGCCCCGGCAATCCGCAGTTGGTGGAACTGGCGAAAAGTCAGGTGGGTAATGTGGGAGGACAACCTTATTGGAGCTGGTACGGCTTCAACTCCCGCGTGGAATGGTGTGCCTGCTTTGTATCATGGTGCTATGGTCAATCCGGTCGAACGGAACCACGCTTTGCTGGTTGCCAGTCTCAGGGTGTTCCGTGGTTCCAGTCTCATGGACAGTGGGGCGCACGAGGATATGAAAACATCGCTCCCGGTGATGCCATTTTCTTCGATTGGGATCTGGATGGTTCCGCAGACCATGTGGGAATTGTTGTCGGCACCGATGGCAGCCGTGTTTATACCGTGGAGGGAAATTCCGGCGATGCCTGCAAGATCAAAAGTTATGACCTGAATTATCAGAGTATCAAGGGCTACGGCCTGATGAACTGGTAA
- a CDS encoding LPD28 domain-containing protein produces MAENVFEAVKQSVSTREAAAFYGIEVKRNGMACCPFHDDKNPSMKVDQRFHCFGCGADGDVIDFTARLFDLSPKEAAEKLAQDFGLIYDSQAPPRRRYVRQKTEAQKFREDRRRCYRVLSDYYYLLKKWEIDNSPRTPEEEPHPRFVEAIQKKTYVEYLLDLFLYESEEEQKAWIAEHTAEITHLERRLKIMAENKPTNRERLREITDGIEQGIKELFESEKYMRYLSVMSRFHRYSVNNTMLIYMQKPDATLVAGYNKWKDQFERHVKKGEHGITIIAPTPYKKKIEEQKLDPDTKAPILDKDGKIVTEEKEIEIPMFRPVKVFDVSQTDGKPLPELASSLSGNVPNYEAFMEALRRSAPVPITFEAMAADTDGYFSADHQKIAIRQGMSEVQTVSATVHEIAHSKLHNQKKIQIANDEQYQEIELFDKPGLFSNGRIVRDNLPEGVYCYDLRGSDYDPGEPIYVENRVGVNHAGAVILAEPLELPKEGYLRLTEEEGLNFVGGFSTLAQFLQEQRKDRHTEEVEAESISYAVCKYFGIETGENSFGYIASWSQGKELKELRASLETINKTSGTLISDIERHYKEICKERGIDPHAKAEPETAPIEQPADAAQVSDTEPTGNLTYYVAECMEFPNLGEYHDNLSLEEAVRIYQEIPAERMNGIKGIGFELKDGSDYEGPFPILTGQTIDLDTIQAIDYYRDNPLVQKAAKELAAAMPEMEVLGADANQQEALFLIDDATYLHIQPCDSGWDYTLYDAASMKELDGGQLDAPELSRMKAVLQICNDNDLDSTSLRHAPLSIVETLQEAAYQQMQAEASQMTASSQLPEAQEQALDEYPMPDEQVSTPDMLKYGYSYDGMLPVTRERALELDAAGLTVYVLHEDNTESMVFDPQEIMEHGGLCGVDREEWEKSPQFHEKVMERQEHQQEREQAFLSQNRNCFAIYQVSCDDPQNMRFMNLDWLKSHDISIDRSNYDLIYTAPLSESGTVPEQLEKLYQQFNLEKPVDYHSPSMSVSDIVAIKQDGKVSCHYCDSVGFTQIPGFLPQNPLKNAEMAVEDDYGMIDGIINNGTKEPTVAELEQQARSGQPISLMDLADAVHREEREKKKSVVDQLKSQPKAEHKKTAPKKSAEREI; encoded by the coding sequence ATGGCAGAGAATGTATTTGAAGCGGTCAAGCAGTCGGTCAGCACCAGAGAAGCGGCAGCGTTTTATGGGATCGAGGTCAAACGAAATGGTATGGCCTGCTGTCCCTTTCACGATGATAAGAACCCCAGCATGAAGGTAGACCAGCGGTTCCACTGCTTTGGCTGCGGTGCAGATGGGGATGTGATCGACTTTACCGCAAGGCTCTTTGACCTCTCCCCAAAAGAAGCGGCGGAGAAACTGGCACAGGACTTTGGCCTGATCTATGACAGTCAGGCCCCTCCCCGCAGGAGGTATGTCCGGCAGAAAACCGAGGCACAAAAGTTTCGGGAGGACCGGCGGCGGTGTTATCGCGTACTGTCCGATTACTACTATTTGCTGAAAAAATGGGAGATCGACAATTCTCCCCGGACACCGGAGGAAGAACCGCACCCCCGTTTTGTGGAAGCAATCCAGAAGAAAACCTATGTAGAGTACCTGCTGGACCTTTTTCTTTATGAAAGTGAAGAAGAACAAAAGGCATGGATTGCAGAACACACAGCAGAAATCACACACTTGGAAAGGAGATTGAAAATCATGGCTGAGAACAAACCCACCAACCGAGAGCGGCTAAGGGAAATCACAGATGGCATCGAGCAGGGCATCAAAGAACTGTTTGAGAGTGAAAAGTATATGCGTTATCTGTCCGTTATGTCCCGCTTCCACCGCTATTCGGTAAACAACACCATGCTCATCTATATGCAGAAGCCGGACGCCACTTTGGTAGCCGGATATAATAAGTGGAAAGACCAGTTTGAGCGTCATGTTAAAAAGGGCGAGCATGGTATTACCATCATCGCCCCCACACCGTATAAGAAGAAAATCGAGGAGCAGAAACTGGACCCGGATACCAAGGCTCCGATTTTGGATAAAGACGGAAAGATCGTTACAGAAGAAAAAGAAATCGAGATCCCTATGTTCCGTCCGGTCAAGGTCTTTGATGTGAGCCAGACCGATGGGAAACCTTTGCCGGAGCTTGCTTCCTCCCTTTCCGGCAATGTGCCAAATTATGAGGCATTCATGGAGGCCCTGCGCCGCAGCGCGCCGGTGCCGATCACTTTTGAAGCAATGGCCGCCGATACGGACGGCTATTTTTCTGCCGATCATCAGAAAATCGCCATTCGTCAGGGCATGAGTGAGGTGCAGACGGTTTCAGCCACAGTACACGAAATTGCCCACAGCAAGCTCCACAATCAGAAAAAGATTCAGATTGCCAATGACGAGCAATATCAGGAGATCGAGCTGTTTGATAAACCCGGTTTGTTCTCCAATGGGCGGATTGTCCGTGATAATCTGCCGGAGGGCGTTTATTGCTATGACCTGCGCGGTTCTGACTACGACCCCGGAGAGCCGATTTATGTGGAGAACCGAGTTGGTGTAAACCATGCGGGTGCTGTGATTCTGGCGGAACCATTAGAACTTCCCAAAGAAGGTTATCTTCGATTGACCGAAGAAGAAGGTTTGAATTTTGTTGGCGGCTTTTCTACCCTCGCCCAGTTTTTGCAAGAACAGAGGAAAGACCGCCACACGGAGGAAGTGGAGGCTGAAAGCATCTCCTATGCGGTCTGCAAGTATTTTGGTATTGAGACCGGAGAAAACAGCTTCGGCTATATTGCAAGCTGGAGTCAGGGCAAGGAACTGAAAGAGCTGAGAGCCAGTTTGGAGACCATCAACAAAACCTCCGGCACTTTGATCTCCGACATTGAGCGCCACTATAAGGAAATCTGCAAAGAGCGTGGAATTGACCCCCATGCAAAGGCAGAGCCGGAAACCGCCCCGATAGAGCAGCCGGCAGATGCCGCTCAGGTATCTGACACCGAGCCAACCGGCAATCTGACCTACTATGTAGCAGAGTGCATGGAGTTTCCAAACCTCGGAGAATACCACGATAACCTGTCTTTGGAGGAAGCTGTCCGCATTTATCAGGAAATTCCGGCAGAGCGAATGAACGGGATCAAAGGAATTGGTTTTGAGCTGAAAGACGGAAGCGACTATGAAGGACCATTTCCGATTTTGACCGGGCAGACCATTGACCTGGACACCATTCAGGCAATCGACTATTACCGCGATAATCCGTTGGTACAGAAAGCGGCAAAGGAACTGGCTGCGGCAATGCCGGAAATGGAAGTGCTGGGGGCGGACGCCAACCAGCAGGAGGCGTTGTTTCTGATCGACGATGCCACCTATCTTCATATCCAGCCCTGTGACAGCGGCTGGGACTATACCCTTTACGATGCCGCATCCATGAAAGAGCTGGATGGAGGACAGCTGGATGCACCGGAGCTTTCCCGCATGAAAGCAGTTCTCCAGATTTGTAATGATAACGATCTGGACAGCACTTCGCTTAGACACGCCCCCCTGTCCATAGTTGAGACCTTGCAGGAAGCTGCCTATCAGCAGATGCAGGCAGAGGCCAGTCAGATGACTGCTTCTTCCCAGCTACCGGAGGCACAGGAGCAGGCGCTGGATGAATACCCCATGCCCGATGAGCAGGTATCCACACCGGATATGCTGAAATACGGCTACTCCTATGATGGGATGCTCCCTGTTACCAGAGAACGGGCGCTGGAACTGGATGCCGCCGGTTTGACTGTCTATGTGCTGCATGAGGACAATACGGAGAGCATGGTGTTTGACCCGCAGGAGATCATGGAGCATGGCGGTCTTTGCGGTGTGGACCGTGAGGAATGGGAGAAAAGCCCTCAGTTCCATGAAAAGGTCATGGAGCGTCAGGAACATCAGCAGGAACGAGAACAGGCATTTCTCTCCCAGAATAGAAATTGCTTTGCCATCTATCAAGTGAGCTGTGACGATCCCCAGAATATGCGCTTTATGAATCTGGACTGGTTAAAGTCCCATGATATTTCCATAGACCGCAGTAATTATGACCTCATCTACACCGCTCCGCTGAGTGAGTCTGGTACTGTGCCGGAGCAGCTGGAAAAACTTTATCAGCAATTCAATCTGGAAAAACCTGTGGACTATCACAGCCCCTCCATGAGCGTCAGCGACATCGTTGCGATCAAGCAGGACGGTAAGGTATCCTGTCATTACTGTGACAGCGTTGGTTTTACCCAGATACCCGGATTCTTGCCGCAAAATCCGCTGAAAAATGCGGAGATGGCCGTGGAGGACGATTACGGCATGATTGACGGCATCATCAACAATGGCACAAAAGAGCCTACGGTGGCAGAGCTGGAACAGCAGGCCCGAAGCGGTCAGCCCATTTCCCTGATGGACTTGGCTGACGCCGTTCATCGGGAGGAACGGGAAAAGAAAAAATCCGTTGTGGATCAGCTGAAAAGCCAGCCCAAAGCAGAACACAAAAAGACAGCACCCAAAAAGAGTGCGGAAAGAGAGATTTGA
- the ltrA gene encoding group II intron reverse transcriptase/maturase: MPNEKKPKTKYVEYLRHAEYYDMQSTFDELYARSQAGEIFDGLMDVILSRENILLAYRNIKSNTGSFTPGTDKLKISDIGKLTADEVTARVRRIVKGGKNGYTPRSVRRKEIPKPNGSTRPLGIPCIWDRLVQQCIKQVMEPICEARFSNNSYGFRPNRSVENAIAAIYRLMQRSGLYYVVEFDIKGFFDNVDHSKLIKQLWSLNIRDKELLYVIRRILKAPILMPDGHIEHPAKGTPQGGIISPLLANVVLNELDHWIESQWQCNPVTENYSYRENATGCPIQSHAYRAMRNTRLKEMYIVRYADDFRILCRTKEQADRTLIAVTHWLKERLRLDVSPEKTRVVDTRRSYSEFLGFKIRLHKKGKKYVVQSHMCDKAYRKVKANLTKQVGNIKFPRKDRGEAGEVRLFNSMVMGIQNYYQLATDISIDCGDIGRTVNIVLKNRLKSGKTHRLKEEGRDLTKMELQRYGKSEQLRYIAQSKEPIYPISYVQCTNPMNLRRKVCAYTATGRSAIHDDLRINTSLLLQLMRAPTYRRSAEYADNRISLFSAQWGKCAITGKEFQCVSEIHCHHKTPKGNGGSDKYENLVLVLAPVHELIHAVNEDTICSYLSALKLDASQLMKLNRLRILANRKPIDLENLNLTNNSHNGMTKETKKTV, translated from the coding sequence ATGCCAAATGAGAAGAAACCAAAAACAAAATACGTGGAGTATCTCCGCCATGCTGAATACTACGATATGCAGAGTACCTTTGATGAGCTGTATGCCAGAAGTCAAGCCGGAGAAATCTTTGACGGCCTGATGGATGTGATACTTTCGAGAGAAAATATCCTATTGGCCTATCGGAACATCAAATCCAATACCGGGAGTTTTACACCGGGGACGGATAAGCTGAAAATTTCTGATATTGGTAAACTTACCGCTGACGAAGTAACAGCGAGGGTACGTAGAATCGTAAAGGGAGGTAAAAACGGCTACACCCCAAGAAGCGTGAGACGCAAAGAAATCCCTAAGCCAAACGGGAGTACCAGACCTCTGGGAATCCCTTGTATATGGGATAGATTGGTACAGCAATGTATCAAGCAAGTCATGGAGCCTATCTGCGAAGCCAGATTTAGCAATAACAGCTATGGATTCCGTCCGAATCGGTCGGTTGAAAATGCGATAGCGGCAATCTACAGGCTTATGCAGAGGTCAGGACTTTACTATGTTGTGGAGTTTGATATTAAGGGCTTCTTTGACAATGTAGACCATTCAAAGCTGATAAAACAGTTATGGTCACTTAATATTCGGGATAAAGAATTGCTCTATGTAATCCGCAGGATTCTCAAAGCACCAATCCTCATGCCGGATGGCCATATAGAACACCCAGCAAAGGGAACGCCGCAGGGCGGCATTATTTCACCACTGCTGGCAAATGTGGTTCTGAATGAACTTGACCATTGGATAGAAAGCCAGTGGCAGTGCAACCCGGTAACGGAAAACTACTCCTACAGGGAAAATGCGACGGGCTGTCCGATACAAAGCCATGCGTATCGGGCAATGCGGAATACAAGGTTGAAAGAAATGTATATCGTCAGATATGCGGATGATTTTCGGATTCTTTGCAGGACGAAAGAACAGGCAGACCGGACGCTGATTGCGGTAACGCATTGGCTGAAAGAACGCTTACGTCTTGATGTTTCGCCAGAGAAAACGAGAGTTGTTGACACCAGACGGAGCTATTCTGAATTTCTCGGATTCAAAATCAGACTGCACAAAAAGGGGAAAAAGTATGTCGTTCAATCGCACATGTGCGATAAAGCCTATAGAAAGGTCAAGGCCAACCTGACAAAGCAGGTCGGGAACATCAAATTTCCAAGAAAAGACCGTGGAGAGGCCGGAGAAGTACGGCTGTTTAACTCAATGGTTATGGGAATCCAGAATTATTATCAGTTAGCCACAGACATCAGCATTGATTGCGGTGATATTGGCAGAACTGTTAATATAGTCCTTAAAAACAGGCTGAAATCAGGAAAAACGCACCGACTAAAAGAAGAAGGTCGAGACCTTACAAAAATGGAGCTCCAAAGATATGGGAAATCGGAACAGCTAAGATATATAGCACAATCCAAAGAACCGATTTATCCGATAAGCTATGTTCAATGCACAAATCCAATGAATTTGCGGCGAAAAGTATGCGCCTACACAGCGACAGGCAGAAGTGCAATCCATGACGATTTACGGATAAACACTTCCTTACTGTTACAGCTTATGAGAGCGCCTACATACCGCCGTAGTGCAGAATATGCGGACAACCGTATTTCACTATTCTCCGCTCAATGGGGGAAATGTGCAATAACGGGAAAGGAATTTCAGTGTGTTTCAGAAATCCACTGTCACCATAAAACACCAAAGGGTAATGGTGGCAGTGACAAGTATGAAAATCTGGTATTGGTGCTTGCACCAGTACACGAACTGATACACGCAGTCAATGAGGATACTATTTGTTCTTATCTCTCCGCTCTTAAATTGGACGCTTCACAACTTATGAAGCTAAACAGACTGCGAATTCTGGCAAATCGGAAACCTATTGATTTGGAGAACCTAAATCTTACGAATAATTCTCATAATGGTATGACTAAGGAGACTAAGAAAACTGTTTGA
- a CDS encoding DUF4315 family protein produces the protein MAKNKIERIDQEITQVREKIAEYQEKLKALEVQKTEAENLEIVQMVRALRMTPAQLSAMLSGGTVPGSLADDNNEQEENSYEE, from the coding sequence ATGGCAAAGAATAAAATTGAACGCATTGACCAGGAGATTACTCAGGTCCGCGAGAAGATCGCAGAGTATCAGGAAAAGCTCAAGGCGCTGGAGGTACAGAAAACCGAGGCAGAAAATCTGGAGATCGTCCAGATGGTGCGCGCCCTGCGTATGACCCCGGCTCAGCTGAGCGCCATGCTGTCCGGAGGCACAGTTCCCGGCAGTTTGGCTGATGACAACAACGAACAGGAGGAAAACAGCTATGAGGAATAA